A single window of Malus sylvestris chromosome 5, drMalSylv7.2, whole genome shotgun sequence DNA harbors:
- the LOC126621477 gene encoding uncharacterized protein LOC126621477, with protein MFYTQILLTLGVRLPLHPWLQKMLSLIGYAPGQLNPGFWDTLIGFYIIWMECGLCEPSFHQWRYCYKMRPAKSCTGYAECACRSERERIVYGKKKAYYTWKNRWCFLYNDWEYDKGVTPERRVLTHFQTVVTRGTIQLFGQELSDIEKVLRVPKEDRHLSKLRPLFRRYGFQPLVSESQGRSMEKVSKKTGTSTHKRKAPVLVPSEDILPHKKIHKFRGEPSVRPKSQDGVLKGPAFRKTGVEAVENAAAVVVGEGSRLLPPPLTMEHTVQENDPGSRHEGKGKERAGSVPWKDLRVATRPKDFGDINNCLAGRRFAFDELGEPLAKDESDCDRMLKLSSYVSVTLSFPYFFLFIIII; from the exons atgttctacacccagatattactgactttaggggtgagactacctttacatccgtggttgcaaaagatgttatctttgatcggatatgcacctgggcaactcaatcctggtttctgggatactttgattggattttatatcatttggatggagtgtgggttgtgtgagccttccttccatcagtggcgttactgttacaagatgcgcccagcaaaatcatgcactggttatgccgagtgtgcatgtcggagtgagagagagcgtattgtgtatggtaagaaaaaggcatactacacatggaaaaaccgttggtgctttctgtataatgattgggagtatgataagggtgtcacgcctgagcgacgtgtgcttactcacttccagactgtag tgacgcggggcaccatccaactgtttgggcaggagctatctgacatagagaaggtgttgagggtgcccaaagaggatagacacttaagcaagctacgacccttatttcgtcggtacggtttccaacccttagtttccgagagccagggacgatcga tggagaaggtaagcaagaaaacagggactagcacccataaaaggaaagcaccagtgttagttccttcggaagacatcctaccgcataagaaaattcataagttccgAGGGGAACCATCCGTTAGACCTAAGTCCCAAGATGGGGTCCTTAAGGGGCCTGCCTTTAGGAAGACTGGAGTCGAGGCCGTTGAAAATGCTGCTGCCGTAGTTGTAGGAGAAGGGAGCCGACTGTTGCCTCCTCCTCTTACTATGGAGCACACTGTCCAGGAAAATGATCCCGGTTCCCGCCATGAggggaaaggcaaggaaagagctggcagtgtcccgtggaaggacttgagggttgccacgcggccaaaggattttggggatatcaacaattgcttggcagggcgtcgattcgccttcgatgagctcggagagcccttagctaaggatgaatcggattgcgaccggatgttgaagctgtcttcatatgtgagtgttactttgtcatttccttactttttcctctttattatcattatttag